A stretch of DNA from Vibrio gallaecicus:
AGACCGATTTTACCACCCTTAGCGAATGGACAAATCAAGTCGATTACTTTAACACCAGTTTCTAGAAGAGCTGTCTCGTTAGACTGCTCTTCGTAGCTTGGAGCTTCACGGTGAATGGCGTAATGCTCTTCAGCACCAATCTCGCCACACTCATCAATCGCGTCACCTAGGACATTCATGATACGACCCAATGTCTTAGTACCTACTGGTACTGAAATTGGAGCGCCAGTATTTTCAACTGTCAAACCACGACGTAAACCATCAGAGCTACCCATTACGATTGCGCGAACTACGCCACCGCCAAGTTGTTGCTGAACTTCAAGAACTAAACGCTCTTTCACTTCATTAACATTCAGAGCATCGTATACACGAGGTACTTCGCCCTGTGGGAACTCTACGTCGACTACCGCACCGATGATCTGTACGATCTTACCTGTAGCCATCGTTAATCCTCTAACTATTTAGTTTTACCTAAGCTTAAACCGCAGCTGCGCCTGAAACGATCTCAGAAAGTTCTTGTGTAATCGCCGATTGACGGGCTTTGTTGTACACAAGTTCTAAGTCATCAATAATGTCACCAGCGTTATCTGTTGCTGATTTCATTGCAATCATTCGAGCCGCTTGCTCACAAGCAAGGTTCTCAACCACACCTTGGTACACTTGAGATTCGACATAGCGAACCAATAGTGCATCTAGGAGTGGTTTTGGCTCGGGCTCATAAATGTAGTCCCAAGAATGACTGCGTTTCATTTCTTCGCTGTCTGATTTAGGCAAAGGAAGTAATTGATCGATCGTTGGTTCTTGAACCATAGTGTTTTCAAACTTGTTGAACACTACAAACAGGCGATCTAATTCGCCTTCATCATATTTCTTCAGCATAACGCTTACAGAGCCAATCAAGTCTTCAAGGCTTGGACGATCGCCCAGACCAGAAACTTGAGCTGCTACTTTCGCGCCGCTGTTATTGAAAAATGCTGTTGCTTTAGAGCCTACAATTGCAAGCTCAACATCAGCACCTTTCTCAGACCAATCTTTCATGTCATTCATAGCTTTTTTGAACAAGTTAATGTTCAAACCACCACAAAGACCACGGTCTGTAGAAACGATGATGTAACCAACACGTTTGGC
This window harbors:
- the atpG gene encoding F0F1 ATP synthase subunit gamma yields the protein MAGAKEIRNKIGSVKSTQKITKAMEMVAASKMRRSQDAMEATRPYAETMRKVIGHLANGSLEYKHPYLEEREAKRVGYIIVSTDRGLCGGLNINLFKKAMNDMKDWSEKGADVELAIVGSKATAFFNNSGAKVAAQVSGLGDRPSLEDLIGSVSVMLKKYDEGELDRLFVVFNKFENTMVQEPTIDQLLPLPKSDSEEMKRSHSWDYIYEPEPKPLLDALLVRYVESQVYQGVVENLACEQAARMIAMKSATDNAGDIIDDLELVYNKARQSAITQELSEIVSGAAAV